From Woronichinia naegeliana WA131, the proteins below share one genomic window:
- a CDS encoding potassium/proton antiporter — protein sequence MLPTEQIFVIFGVLLLTSVLASKASSRFGVPALLLFLIVGMLAGSDGIGNIEFEDAVMAKLIGDFALTVILFSGGLDTEWSKIRPVLLPGLSLSSVGVLLTIALVGSFSWFILGSFSTFELGPNGISWGEALLLGAIISSTDAAAVFSVLRSSPFKLPNKLQGLLELESGSNDPMAVLLTVNILGILTSTHFSLGTFILELFLQLLIAVLLGYGGGLAMVWIINHLNLASPGLYPAATLGLIFLLSGTTTVLHGSAVLTIYLAGIVMGHHDFTNRQIIMSFHDGLTWLVQIIMCLTFGLLVVPDELPATAAISISIALFLIFVARPISVFVSLSFSEFNWREKLFIAWVGLRGAIPMILATLPLTMNLSQSKAIFNVVFFIVLLSIFLQGLTLVPVAKRLSLFENQESELI from the coding sequence ATGCTTCCCACCGAACAAATATTTGTGATTTTTGGTGTCCTACTATTAACCAGCGTGTTAGCGAGTAAAGCCTCTAGTCGCTTTGGGGTTCCCGCTTTGCTCTTATTTTTAATAGTAGGAATGTTAGCGGGTTCTGATGGCATTGGTAATATCGAATTTGAAGATGCGGTCATGGCAAAGTTAATCGGGGATTTTGCTTTAACCGTGATTTTATTTTCTGGGGGTCTTGATACCGAATGGTCTAAAATTCGTCCCGTTTTATTACCAGGGTTAAGTTTGTCTTCTGTGGGAGTGCTTTTAACGATCGCCCTAGTTGGCAGCTTTAGCTGGTTTATTCTCGGCTCTTTTTCAACATTTGAGCTTGGCCCTAATGGAATTTCCTGGGGAGAAGCTTTACTATTAGGCGCGATTATTTCTTCGACGGATGCGGCGGCAGTCTTTTCGGTTTTACGGTCTAGCCCTTTTAAATTACCGAATAAACTACAGGGACTTTTAGAACTGGAATCGGGAAGTAATGATCCAATGGCTGTTTTACTCACAGTTAATATTTTAGGGATTTTAACCAGTACTCATTTTTCTTTGGGAACGTTTATTCTCGAATTATTTTTGCAACTATTGATTGCCGTTCTCTTAGGTTATGGTGGAGGATTAGCAATGGTTTGGATCATTAATCATTTAAATTTAGCTTCTCCAGGGCTTTATCCTGCGGCAACTTTAGGACTTATTTTTTTACTATCAGGAACAACCACAGTTTTACATGGAAGTGCAGTCTTAACGATTTATCTCGCAGGGATTGTGATGGGTCATCATGACTTTACCAATCGACAAATTATTATGAGTTTTCATGATGGTTTAACCTGGCTTGTCCAAATTATTATGTGTTTAACCTTTGGATTATTGGTTGTCCCTGATGAATTACCCGCAACCGCAGCTATTTCAATTTCTATTGCTCTATTCTTAATCTTTGTTGCTCGTCCTATCAGTGTCTTTGTCTCCTTAAGTTTTAGTGAATTTAATTGGCGAGAAAAGCTTTTTATTGCCTGGGTGGGATTACGGGGAGCAATTCCGATGATTTTAGCAACGCTACCTTTAACCATGAATTTATCTCAATCTAAGGCTATTTTTAATGTCGTTTTTTTTATTGTGCTCCTTTCTATTTTTTTACAAGGTTTGACCCTGGTTCCTGTTGCTAAACGTTTAAGTCTATTTGAGAATCAGGAATCCGAACTAATCTAA
- a CDS encoding choice-of-anchor E domain-containing protein, which produces MKATSKSLAFAVIGTAALLSTFSANAAQAASVSYSANTGDYLETDWTKTLTVNKFDTSLGKLTGITFSLNGNIVGGAGLENRSSSSSAVTAVLSSELKLYNSSVANGAALVVALPTFSKTFNLAKYDKKLDFGGTSGISVNDLSATKSEITSYDASYAYFNDLASLVSGSGQVSFDVDANATSTASGSGNLVSTFNTSAMAAVTVTYTYDVPVPPSNPVPPQGIPEPEVLIGSLVAAFLGFQFRKRYNQVKNGSKVQIG; this is translated from the coding sequence ATGAAAGCTACTTCTAAATCCCTAGCCTTCGCCGTTATCGGTACCGCCGCTCTTCTTTCCACCTTCAGTGCTAATGCAGCCCAAGCGGCTTCTGTATCCTACAGTGCCAATACAGGAGATTACCTAGAAACAGATTGGACAAAAACCTTGACTGTTAATAAATTTGATACGTCTTTAGGAAAACTAACGGGCATTACCTTCTCTTTAAATGGCAATATCGTTGGTGGTGCTGGCCTTGAGAATCGCTCCAGTTCAAGTTCTGCCGTTACAGCCGTTCTAAGTAGTGAACTCAAACTCTATAACAGTAGCGTCGCTAATGGTGCAGCCCTGGTAGTAGCACTGCCCACTTTCTCCAAAACCTTTAATCTCGCTAAATATGATAAAAAGTTAGATTTTGGCGGTACTTCTGGTATCAGCGTCAATGATTTATCTGCTACAAAGAGTGAAATTACCAGCTACGATGCTAGCTATGCCTATTTTAATGATTTAGCTAGTTTGGTTTCTGGTAGTGGTCAAGTCTCATTTGATGTGGATGCCAATGCCACTAGCACAGCAAGCGGCTCAGGAAATTTGGTTTCAACCTTTAATACCTCCGCTATGGCTGCGGTAACGGTGACTTATACCTACGATGTTCCTGTTCCACCGAGCAATCCAGTCCCCCCACAAGGCATCCCCGAACCCGAAGTATTAATTGGTAGTTTGGTTGCAGCTTTCCTTGGTTTCCAGTTCCGTAAACGCTATAACCAAGTTAAGAATGGATCTAAAGTCCAAATCGGTTAG
- a CDS encoding ISAs1 family transposase produces MKLRPKYRLVEHFAEIDDPRIERTKRHKLIDILTIAILAVICGAEGWVAMESFGKAKHQWLKKILELPNGIPSHDTFARVFASLNPEQFQDCFLHWVKSIAEVSEGEVIAIDGKTLRHSYDNANGKGAIQMVSAWATANRLVLGQCKVESKSNEITAIPKLLKMLEVKGCIVTIDAMGTQTKIAQQIVGRGGDYVLALKGNQGNLCEDVEQLFAHAQSVNFAGIKHDFHQTIDKGHGRIEIRRCWTMEQTEFLLGGEKWAKLTSICMIKAERRLKDKTEYETRYYISSLPSNAQKLSQSVRSHWLIENSLHWVLDLAFNEDACRIRKDFAPENLAVLRHIALNLLTKENTLKLGIKNKRLRAGWDEDYLLKVLLG; encoded by the coding sequence ATGAAACTCCGACCCAAATATAGACTGGTAGAACACTTTGCCGAAATAGATGACCCTCGCATCGAACGAACAAAACGGCATAAACTCATTGATATTCTAACGATTGCCATCTTAGCCGTCATTTGTGGAGCAGAAGGTTGGGTAGCCATGGAAAGTTTCGGCAAGGCTAAACATCAATGGCTAAAAAAAATTTTGGAATTGCCAAATGGCATCCCCTCCCACGATACGTTTGCGCGTGTATTTGCTAGTCTGAATCCAGAGCAATTTCAAGACTGTTTTCTGCATTGGGTCAAAAGTATAGCGGAGGTAAGTGAAGGGGAAGTGATAGCGATTGACGGCAAAACCCTTCGCCACTCCTATGATAATGCCAACGGAAAGGGCGCAATTCAGATGGTAAGTGCATGGGCAACAGCAAATCGTCTAGTACTAGGACAGTGCAAGGTGGAAAGCAAATCGAATGAAATCACGGCGATACCCAAACTCCTGAAAATGCTAGAGGTCAAAGGTTGTATCGTAACGATTGATGCCATGGGAACTCAGACAAAGATTGCCCAACAGATAGTAGGGCGAGGGGGAGATTATGTTTTGGCATTGAAAGGCAATCAAGGTAATCTATGTGAGGATGTTGAACAATTATTTGCTCATGCTCAATCGGTTAATTTTGCGGGAATTAAGCATGATTTTCATCAAACAATAGACAAGGGACATGGACGGATTGAAATTCGCCGTTGCTGGACGATGGAACAAACAGAATTTTTGCTGGGTGGGGAGAAATGGGCAAAGTTGACGAGCATCTGTATGATTAAAGCGGAGAGACGATTGAAAGACAAAACAGAGTATGAGACCCGCTACTATATCAGTAGCCTGCCGAGTAATGCTCAAAAATTATCCCAATCTGTTCGTAGTCATTGGTTGATAGAAAACTCTTTACATTGGGTTCTAGACTTGGCCTTCAACGAGGATGCTTGTCGCATTCGTAAGGATTTTGCTCCTGAGAATTTAGCCGTCTTACGCCATATCGCTCTTAACTTGCTCACAAAGGAAAATACTCTGAAACTTGGTATCAAGAATAAACGGCTACGCGCTGGTTGGGACGAGGACTATCTCCTTAAGGTTTTACTCGGATAA
- a CDS encoding IS4 family transposase → MTTAAVEEYKIMLSVGDTTFLDYRNIKEKREGYGPTGKGGNGLILHSALAIEPEKGQVLGLLWQKLWNREVKEKPPTDETAKQKKERQKEQRKAARQRPFEEKESYKWVEALNTCEKQVESSTRVIHVFDREGDVSEVFDSVRQLKHTGVLVRASHNRSLDKNSERLWQHLESEPIRFHQEIEIPSTGKRKARKVKLAVRFCSVNLRTPYRFDNRDPLNVYAVYATEIDCPEGETPLSWMLLTTEVVETIEMAVTILRWYTYRWRVEEFHKVLKSGCQSERYRLASDGMKTLLGFLSVIAVELLHVTYLHRTQPDALAIEILNPLQLQVLKAAASQKLPPILTVAWAVESVAFLGGYLEHRRKTPLGIQVLWRGWLKLHDLCQGWQLAIRT, encoded by the coding sequence ATGACAACTGCCGCCGTAGAAGAATATAAGATAATGCTATCAGTCGGAGATACGACCTTCTTAGATTATCGCAATATCAAGGAAAAAAGGGAAGGGTATGGGCCGACTGGAAAAGGAGGGAATGGATTAATACTGCATAGTGCTTTAGCAATTGAGCCAGAAAAAGGACAAGTATTAGGTTTATTATGGCAAAAACTGTGGAATAGGGAGGTAAAAGAAAAGCCCCCAACAGATGAAACGGCGAAGCAGAAAAAAGAAAGACAGAAAGAACAAAGAAAAGCAGCTCGTCAAAGACCATTTGAGGAAAAAGAATCCTACAAATGGGTAGAGGCTCTAAACACCTGTGAGAAACAGGTAGAAAGTTCAACGAGGGTAATTCATGTATTTGACAGAGAAGGAGATGTTTCAGAAGTCTTTGACTCAGTGCGTCAACTCAAGCATACAGGAGTGCTGGTCAGAGCGTCTCATAATCGTAGTTTAGACAAAAATAGTGAACGACTTTGGCAACATTTGGAATCAGAACCGATTCGTTTTCATCAAGAAATCGAGATTCCGAGTACAGGAAAAAGAAAAGCACGGAAGGTTAAGCTTGCCGTCCGATTTTGCTCAGTTAATCTACGAACTCCCTATCGTTTTGATAATCGTGACCCGTTGAATGTCTATGCTGTTTATGCGACAGAAATCGATTGTCCCGAAGGCGAAACTCCTTTATCTTGGATGCTTCTGACTACAGAAGTTGTTGAGACTATTGAGATGGCTGTCACTATTCTTCGTTGGTACACCTACCGATGGCGGGTTGAAGAATTTCATAAAGTCCTTAAGTCTGGTTGTCAGAGTGAGCGTTATCGACTTGCCTCTGATGGAATGAAAACTCTTTTGGGTTTTTTAAGTGTCATTGCTGTTGAACTTTTACACGTTACTTATCTTCATCGTACCCAGCCCGATGCTCTCGCGATTGAAATTCTTAATCCTCTTCAACTTCAGGTGTTAAAAGCAGCCGCCTCTCAAAAACTTCCCCCTATTTTGACTGTTGCTTGGGCTGTCGAGTCTGTTGCTTTTCTTGGTGGTTATCTTGAACATCGTCGTAAAACTCCTCTCGGTATCCAAGTCCTTTGGCGCGGTTGGTTGAAGTTGCATGACCTTTGCCAAGGCTGGCAGCTTGCAATCCGCACTTAA
- a CDS encoding transposase codes for MLEWWTKNFASCELGDERLNNRAFSIGKKLSEGFGKALSEVFKGGNELKRAYEFLGIRKQTLSR; via the coding sequence ATGTTGGAATGGTGGACAAAAAACTTTGCCAGTTGTGAATTGGGAGACGAGAGGCTAAACAATCGTGCCTTCTCGATTGGGAAAAAGTTAAGTGAGGGGTTTGGAAAAGCCTTATCAGAAGTGTTTAAGGGAGGAAACGAGTTAAAGAGGGCCTATGAATTTTTGGGAATCCGAAAACAGACTTTGTCAAGATAA
- a CDS encoding FAD-dependent monooxygenase, with product MNTDHLYDVIIVGAGPVGLATAIALYQRGITNILVIDQTQEFRPVGQIVDLLPNGLKALRYIDEQTYQSVRQTDSSSSPTTNTQTNSATKKGLWHHKNLQGEILRTAPLSFDDWLERYGAGRVSSNWYELQTTLRNKLPSHLIAISCRCLEVNQQQDKVKITYIPRGMTTNPFAHWEMEKPALTPPPTISDVELPNSDINHQYLYAKLVVAADGINSAIRQNLYCGTPLQDWANPQYSGFTAIGCFKTSNVPEALDQALENTYLQGERIVTLNLDYSQLQQAPSPRIIVTRKPDKALGYLLHTPLTVGVLTDKLASEVIQIAMDALTKADFPAMLVELISFSDPEKLLHRAYYLQPANIPLEEQLIWSQGRVVLAGDAAHGMPPFTAQGANQGFEDASLLGTLITKIINNQGLDDLNQIAQAFKQYEQIRRPFMVKMQEVTLHSYHLSQSQWEDYNDWVYGRDIAQICQGL from the coding sequence ATGAATACAGACCATCTCTATGACGTGATCATTGTGGGGGCTGGCCCCGTCGGACTCGCTACGGCGATCGCGCTTTATCAACGGGGAATTACCAATATTTTAGTCATTGATCAAACCCAAGAGTTTCGGCCAGTGGGACAAATCGTGGACTTATTACCCAATGGCTTAAAAGCCCTTCGCTATATTGATGAACAAACCTATCAATCTGTTCGGCAAACTGATTCTTCTTCTTCTCCCACTACCAATACTCAAACCAATTCTGCCACTAAGAAAGGGCTTTGGCATCACAAAAATTTACAGGGAGAAATTCTTCGTACCGCCCCTCTCAGTTTTGACGATTGGCTTGAACGTTACGGTGCCGGGCGAGTTTCTTCTAACTGGTACGAACTCCAAACAACCCTCAGAAATAAACTTCCCTCTCATTTAATTGCGATTAGCTGTCGTTGTTTAGAAGTTAACCAGCAACAGGATAAAGTCAAAATCACCTATATTCCCAGGGGGATGACAACTAATCCCTTTGCTCATTGGGAAATGGAAAAACCAGCACTCACTCCTCCACCTACTATTTCTGATGTTGAACTGCCAAATTCAGATATTAATCATCAATATCTTTATGCCAAATTAGTGGTTGCAGCAGATGGAATTAACTCCGCTATTCGACAGAATCTCTACTGTGGTACGCCCCTACAGGACTGGGCTAATCCTCAATATTCGGGCTTTACGGCGATCGGTTGTTTTAAAACCAGTAATGTTCCCGAAGCCCTTGATCAAGCTTTAGAAAATACCTATTTACAGGGGGAGCGTATTGTCACCCTTAATCTAGATTATTCCCAACTTCAGCAGGCTCCTTCCCCTCGAATAATTGTTACTCGCAAGCCAGATAAAGCGTTAGGTTATCTTCTGCATACCCCTCTGACCGTAGGAGTATTAACCGATAAATTAGCCTCCGAAGTAATCCAAATTGCGATGGATGCTTTAACAAAAGCCGACTTTCCCGCCATGCTGGTGGAATTAATTTCCTTTTCTGACCCCGAAAAACTATTGCATCGTGCCTATTATTTACAGCCAGCCAATATTCCTCTTGAGGAGCAATTAATTTGGAGTCAGGGAAGAGTTGTTTTAGCGGGAGATGCGGCTCATGGAATGCCACCTTTTACGGCCCAAGGGGCTAATCAAGGCTTTGAAGATGCATCTTTATTGGGAACATTAATTACTAAAATTATTAACAATCAAGGCTTAGATGATCTCAATCAAATTGCCCAAGCATTTAAACAATATGAGCAAATCCGCCGCCCTTTTATGGTGAAAATGCAAGAGGTAACGCTGCACAGTTATCATTTGTCCCAATCTCAATGGGAAGATTACAATGACTGGGTTTATGGTCGAGATATTGCCCAGATTTGTCAGGGTTTGTAG
- a CDS encoding FAD-dependent oxidoreductase — protein sequence MKKIVLVGGGHSHAIVLRRWGLNPLADVDLTLITNVTQTPYSGMLPGYLAGFYTFAETHIDLFALAKFAQAQIILDTAIALDLSKRQIICINQPPIDFDYLSLDIGSTPKLDNIAGSEYVIPAKPIPPLLTAWENLLTNLQQHPQQRLKIVIVGGGAGGVELALNMQTRLHSLLKQADQPLDNLSINLIQRAPRLLPDHNTWVGKQLDKVLQRRGINIHYLDSIQAITKTANNGYQLSCQSGLQFSTAVIFWVTQASAAPWLAQSGLQTDERGFVLVAPTLESISHPRIFAAGDVATVRNYPRPKAGVFAVRQGQPLFENLRRSLQGKTLKAYLPQKYYLSLIGTGDQNAIATWGNLAGQHPLFWQWKDHIDRAFMAQFQDLKIA from the coding sequence ATGAAAAAAATAGTTTTAGTTGGCGGTGGTCACAGTCATGCGATTGTCTTGCGGCGATGGGGGCTTAATCCCTTAGCTGATGTTGATTTAACCTTAATTACGAATGTAACCCAAACACCCTATTCGGGAATGTTGCCAGGTTATTTAGCGGGATTTTATACCTTTGCCGAAACTCATATTGATTTATTCGCTTTAGCCAAATTTGCCCAGGCTCAGATCATTTTAGATACAGCGATCGCCTTAGATTTAAGCAAGCGACAAATCATTTGTATAAACCAACCTCCCATCGACTTTGATTATCTCTCTTTAGATATTGGCAGTACACCAAAATTAGATAATATTGCTGGCAGCGAATATGTAATTCCCGCAAAACCAATTCCTCCATTACTAACTGCCTGGGAGAATTTATTAACTAATCTGCAACAGCATCCTCAACAACGTTTAAAAATTGTCATTGTGGGCGGTGGCGCAGGGGGCGTAGAATTAGCCTTAAATATGCAGACCCGTTTGCACAGTCTTTTAAAACAAGCTGATCAACCCTTAGATAATTTGAGTATTAATCTTATTCAGCGTGCCCCCAGGCTTTTACCCGATCATAATACTTGGGTTGGTAAACAACTAGACAAGGTGTTACAAAGACGAGGAATTAATATTCACTATTTAGATAGTATTCAAGCGATTACCAAAACTGCAAACAACGGCTATCAATTATCCTGTCAATCTGGTTTACAATTCTCCACCGCAGTCATTTTTTGGGTGACTCAGGCAAGTGCCGCTCCCTGGTTGGCTCAATCAGGATTACAAACCGATGAAAGGGGATTTGTGTTAGTAGCTCCGACCCTAGAATCTATTTCCCATCCTCGAATTTTTGCGGCGGGTGATGTGGCCACAGTGAGGAACTATCCGCGACCGAAAGCCGGAGTTTTTGCTGTTCGTCAAGGTCAGCCTCTATTTGAAAATTTACGTCGTTCTCTACAGGGAAAGACTTTAAAAGCCTATCTTCCACAAAAGTATTATTTAAGTTTAATCGGTACAGGTGATCAAAATGCGATCGCGACCTGGGGAAATTTAGCAGGTCAACACCCCTTATTCTGGCAATGGAAAGATCACATTGATCGAGCATTTATGGCACAGTTTCAGGATCTAAAAATTGCTTAA
- a CDS encoding transporter substrate-binding domain-containing protein has protein sequence MKRVVGITILGLNSLLVLNPSDASDWTTIQQRGKLLIGVKADSRPLGFQDGQGKLQGLEIDIARQLAQELFGSPEAVVLEPLKNQDRLPAIIDDRLDLVIAKVTVTPGRSRLVDFSPYYYLDGTGIITSQPTIQHLSDLTTKAIAVLNHSSTIAVIRAALPKARLVGVSSYQEAQTKLETGQVDAFAADNSLLAGWVQEFPSYHQLPERLSGDALAIVMPKGLQYEELRQKVNTAIAGWRTSGWLRERIRYWKLPE, from the coding sequence TTGAAACGAGTCGTTGGGATCACAATTCTTGGCTTAAATAGTTTACTTGTCCTTAACCCTAGCGATGCGTCCGATTGGACAACCATACAACAGCGAGGAAAATTACTGATTGGAGTTAAGGCCGATAGTCGTCCCCTGGGATTTCAAGATGGCCAGGGAAAGTTACAGGGGTTAGAAATTGATATTGCTCGACAATTAGCTCAGGAGTTATTCGGGAGTCCAGAGGCTGTCGTTTTAGAACCGCTCAAAAATCAAGATCGCCTACCAGCTATTATAGATGACCGTCTGGATCTGGTTATTGCCAAGGTGACAGTTACGCCTGGGCGATCGCGGTTAGTAGATTTTAGTCCTTACTATTATCTGGATGGAACCGGTATTATCACGTCACAGCCGACGATACAACATTTAAGCGATTTAACCACTAAGGCGATCGCGGTGCTGAATCATTCTAGTACTATTGCTGTGATAAGAGCGGCTTTACCCAAGGCTCGTTTAGTGGGGGTTTCTTCCTATCAAGAAGCTCAAACCAAACTAGAAACGGGACAGGTTGATGCTTTTGCGGCGGATAATAGTCTTTTAGCAGGCTGGGTGCAGGAATTTCCAAGCTATCATCAACTTCCTGAACGACTTTCGGGCGATGCGTTGGCCATTGTGATGCCCAAGGGTTTGCAGTACGAAGAGTTGCGACAAAAGGTCAATACCGCGATCGCGGGTTGGCGCACCTCTGGTTGGTTACGGGAACGGATTCGCTATTGGAAATTACCGGAATGA
- a CDS encoding diguanylate cyclase gives MKPFQPESYLILVVDDVTKNLQLVMEILEQFGYSTTFALGGQQALDRLKTLKPDLILLDLMMPGMNGLEVCKILKADPRLKDIPVIFLTASSERDHVIQAFEKGAIDYVTKPFHSPELLARVKTHLFLKQAQDELKAAYEALEQLVVIDPLTEIANRRAIFAFGEQEFQRAKRYHNCFSLMMIDLDYFKKVNDTYGHFCGDQCLKLVAKTLTQSMREVDQLGRFGGEEFTAILPETTLTDAITLAEKLRESIATLCPVIDNQMINLSISIGVTTYQKTDESLNDVFRRADKFLFQAKEQGRNQVVGA, from the coding sequence ATGAAGCCTTTCCAGCCGGAATCCTATTTGATTTTAGTCGTGGATGATGTCACTAAAAACTTACAGTTGGTGATGGAAATCCTCGAACAATTCGGCTATTCTACGACCTTTGCTTTGGGAGGACAACAGGCATTAGATCGATTGAAAACCCTAAAACCGGATTTAATTTTACTGGATCTGATGATGCCAGGGATGAATGGATTAGAAGTGTGTAAGATTCTTAAGGCTGATCCAAGGTTAAAGGATATTCCAGTGATTTTTTTAACCGCCAGTAGTGAGCGAGATCACGTTATTCAAGCCTTTGAAAAGGGGGCGATCGACTATGTAACTAAACCCTTCCATTCACCGGAACTTTTAGCCAGGGTTAAAACCCATCTTTTCTTGAAACAGGCCCAGGATGAACTCAAGGCCGCTTATGAAGCTTTAGAACAATTAGTAGTGATCGATCCGTTGACAGAGATCGCTAATCGTCGGGCAATTTTTGCCTTTGGAGAGCAGGAATTCCAACGAGCTAAACGCTACCATAACTGTTTTTCGTTGATGATGATTGATTTGGATTATTTTAAGAAGGTTAATGATACCTACGGGCATTTTTGTGGCGATCAATGCCTAAAATTAGTCGCTAAAACCCTCACCCAAAGTATGCGAGAGGTGGATCAGTTGGGACGTTTTGGTGGCGAAGAGTTCACAGCGATTTTGCCTGAAACGACATTAACAGATGCGATTACATTAGCAGAAAAGTTACGAGAGAGTATTGCAACCCTTTGTCCGGTCATTGATAATCAAATGATTAATCTTTCCATTAGTATTGGGGTGACAACTTATCAGAAAACAGATGAGAGCTTAAATGATGTTTTCCGACGGGCTGATAAGTTTCTTTTTCAAGCCAAAGAGCAGGGTAGAAATCAGGTTGTTGGGGCGTAA
- a CDS encoding transposase — MLYLLSEPKYISCLRLSEIMGGLSHDSINRFLLREEYSPEDLFEEVKKELILEGGTLSVDDSVVDKFYRDPSKTELVGYFWSGKHKKPVKGINLITLYYTDMEGKSYPVNYRIYDKKEEKTKNDYFLEMLEEVEKWGIKADWVTGDGWYSSNDNLKYLKNKEQGFQFGIANNRLVSLEKGQITQVQKMKIPESGLTVYLKEFGWVKVFHQSFRNEARYYITYLPDLEELKQLKRCEFKQLHDRHWQIEVFHRVIKQVCNIERFYVRDSQAIRNHFFCAIRAFVHLQTQKTHDLIDNLYQLSRELFIPVIRQFILDNYTQPSPNC, encoded by the coding sequence ATGCTATATCTGCTGTCGGAACCCAAATATATTAGTTGTCTGCGTCTCAGTGAAATTATGGGAGGTCTAAGTCATGACAGCATCAACCGTTTTTTGCTTCGCGAAGAATATAGTCCTGAAGACCTATTTGAGGAGGTCAAGAAAGAACTAATTTTAGAAGGTGGCACATTAAGTGTGGACGATAGTGTTGTAGATAAGTTTTATCGAGACCCAAGTAAAACAGAATTGGTGGGTTACTTCTGGTCTGGAAAACACAAAAAACCAGTGAAAGGAATCAATCTCATCACATTATACTATACAGATATGGAGGGAAAATCTTATCCAGTAAATTATCGAATTTATGACAAAAAGGAGGAAAAAACCAAAAATGATTATTTTTTGGAGATGTTAGAAGAGGTAGAAAAATGGGGAATTAAGGCAGATTGGGTAACAGGAGATGGTTGGTATTCAAGTAACGATAACCTCAAGTACCTAAAAAACAAGGAACAGGGTTTTCAGTTTGGAATAGCCAACAATCGCTTAGTGTCTTTGGAGAAAGGACAAATCACTCAAGTACAGAAAATGAAAATTCCTGAGTCGGGTCTAACCGTTTATCTCAAGGAGTTTGGGTGGGTGAAGGTATTTCACCAGAGCTTTAGAAACGAAGCTCGGTACTATATCACTTATCTACCCGATTTAGAGGAATTGAAACAACTAAAACGTTGTGAATTCAAACAATTACATGACCGTCATTGGCAAATTGAGGTGTTTCATCGAGTTATCAAACAGGTTTGTAATATTGAGCGTTTTTATGTTAGGGATAGCCAAGCTATTCGTAATCATTTCTTTTGCGCAATCAGAGCTTTTGTTCACTTACAAACCCAAAAGACTCACGATTTAATTGACAATCTGTACCAACTTTCACGAGAGTTGTTTATTCCTGTTATCCGTCAATTCATTCTTGACAACTATACTCAACCCTCTCCGAATTGCTAG
- a CDS encoding discoidin domain-containing protein, with translation MGEPFSIYRFQSPPALGIQGAKISIHDRAKYSYVSSTTSNSIQGSSNWLSALNVTTGFVTFDLGASYDVNALALWKLQFGNANAVRNFSLYADTDANTSSLGTLLGNFSAVNAAGAPSATQSQVFDFATTNTRYIQMNITSNAGGTLAGMSEVAFRESATPVPWETDALPVIGSVLFFAGGVWAKRKLAKPLDKE, from the coding sequence TTGGGGGAACCATTCTCTATTTATCGGTTTCAAAGTCCCCCAGCATTGGGGATTCAGGGGGCGAAAATCTCAATCCATGACCGTGCCAAGTATAGCTATGTTAGTAGCACCACTTCTAACTCTATTCAGGGTTCTAGTAATTGGTTATCAGCTTTGAACGTCACGACAGGCTTTGTTACTTTTGATTTAGGAGCATCCTATGACGTGAATGCTCTCGCACTTTGGAAGCTCCAATTTGGTAATGCCAACGCTGTTCGTAACTTTAGTCTCTATGCAGATACGGATGCTAATACTAGCTCTCTAGGGACTTTGTTGGGCAATTTTAGTGCAGTTAACGCAGCGGGTGCTCCTAGTGCGACACAATCCCAAGTATTTGATTTTGCGACTACCAACACCCGATATATTCAAATGAATATTACCTCTAATGCAGGTGGCACACTAGCTGGGATGAGTGAAGTCGCTTTCCGTGAATCTGCCACGCCTGTTCCCTGGGAAACGGATGCACTTCCCGTCATTGGCAGTGTGCTTTTCTTTGCGGGCGGAGTTTGGGCAAAACGTAAATTAGCCAAACCTCTTGACAAAGAATAA